A window of the Juglans microcarpa x Juglans regia isolate MS1-56 chromosome 5D, Jm3101_v1.0, whole genome shotgun sequence genome harbors these coding sequences:
- the LOC121266116 gene encoding sphingosine kinase 1 isoform X1, which translates to MDQPESLPILSDPVLVNGGVTPLTLTADGRLRWTERSQRSLKVEKEVLGFSAEGPKIRIRAIVEGGGGIFCIGSAGNLVRKDFVFQPLSEDSLVLWCQRLREYIDSLGRPKHLFVLLNPFGGKKSASKIFVDHVKTLFEDADIQITLQETQYRLHAKEVANSLDLSKYDGIVCVSGDGILVEVVNGLLGREDWDAAIKMPIGVIPAGTGNGMAKSLLDSVGAPCAAPNAVLAIIRGHKCSVDVATIVQGEAKFFSILMLAWGLVADIDIESEKFRCLGSARLDFYALQRILHLRQYNGCISFVPVPGFEAYGEPTNFHGKSTSEQNSHIPSEEDPAKAQQHGYQGPYIDLEDLDWRTINGPFVSVWLHNVPWGGEDTMAAPDAKFSDGYLDLILIRDCPQLPLLSLMTELKSGNHVKSPYVMYLKVKAFILEPGPQTQDPTKEGIIDSDGEVLARGKGTYKCDQKTLMAYDKLQITVDQGLATLFSPIED; encoded by the exons ATGGACCAACCTGAGAGCCTGCCCATCCTCTCCGACCCGGTCCTCGTCAACGGTGGCGTTACGCCGTTGACCCTCACCGCGGATGGCAGGCTGAGGTGGACGGAGAGAAGTCAACGGTCTTTGAAGGTGGAGAAGGAGGTTCTCGGTTTCTCTGCTGAGGGCCCGAAGATCAGGATCAGAGCAATTGTGGAGGGTGGAGGCGGAATCTTCTGCATTGGGAGCGCCGGAAATCTGGTGAGGAAAGACTTCGTGTTTCAGCCGTTGTCTGAGGATTCGCTGGTGCTCTGGTGCCAGAGACTCCGTGAATACATTGACTCGCTCG GACGGCCTAAacatctatttgttttgttgaaCCCATTTGGTGGAAAAAAATCTGCATCCAAGATTTTTGTGGATCACGTGAAAACGCTTTTTGAAGATGCTGATATCCAAATTACGTTGCAAG AAACTCAATATCGGCTTCATGCAAAAGAAGTTGCTAATTCACTTGATCTTTCCAAGTATGATGGCATTGTTTGTGTTAGTGGGGATGGAATCTTGGTTGAG GTAGTTAATGGGCTGCTCGGAAGAGAGGATTGGGATGCTGCGATAAAGATGCCTATTGGAGTAATTCCTGCAG GTACAGGAAATGGCATGGCAAAATCCCTTCTGGATTCAGTTGGTGCTCCCTGTGCAGCACCTAATGCTGTTCTAGCCATTATTCGAG GCCACAAGTGCTCAGTGGATGTAGCTACAATTGTCCAGGGAGAGGCGaagttttttagtattttgatgcTTGCATGGG GTCTGGTGGCGGATATTGACATTGAATCTGAAAAGTTTAGGTGCTTGGGAAGTGCTCGTCTAGATTTCTAT GCACTTCAACGAATTTTACATTTGAGGCAATACAATGGATGCATTTCTTTTGTGCCTGTACCTGGCTTCGAAGCTTATGGAGAGCCAACTAATTTCCATGGAAAATCTACCAGCGAACAAAATAGCCACATTCCAAGTGAAGAGGACCCTGCTAAGGCTCAACAGCATGGTTACCAGGGACCTTATATTGACTTGGAGGATTTAGATTGGAGAACTATTAATGGACCATTTGTCTCAGTGTGGCTTCATAACGTACCTTGGGGGGGTGAAGACACCATGGCAGCCCCTGATGCCAAG TTCTCAGATGGCTATCTGGACTTGATCCTTATTAGGGATTGCCCACAGTTACCCTTGCTATCGTTGATGACAGAATTGAAGAGTGGAAATCATGTCAAATCACCATATGTCATGTACCTTAAG GTGAAGGCATTCATCTTGGAACCTGGTCCCCAAACTCAGGACCCAACAAAGGAAGGAATCATAGACTCCGACGGCGAGGTACTGGCCAGAGGGAAAGGAACGTACAAATGTGACCAGAAGACACTGATGGCCTATGATAAACTTCAAATAACTGTGGATCAAGGTTTAGCAACCCTATTTTCTCCCATAGAGGACTGA
- the LOC121266116 gene encoding sphingosine kinase 2 isoform X2, with protein MPIGVIPAGTGNGMAKSLLDSVGAPCAAPNAVLAIIRGHKCSVDVATIVQGEAKFFSILMLAWGLVADIDIESEKFRCLGSARLDFYALQRILHLRQYNGCISFVPVPGFEAYGEPTNFHGKSTSEQNSHIPSEEDPAKAQQHGYQGPYIDLEDLDWRTINGPFVSVWLHNVPWGGEDTMAAPDAKFSDGYLDLILIRDCPQLPLLSLMTELKSGNHVKSPYVMYLKVKAFILEPGPQTQDPTKEGIIDSDGEVLARGKGTYKCDQKTLMAYDKLQITVDQGLATLFSPIED; from the exons ATGCCTATTGGAGTAATTCCTGCAG GTACAGGAAATGGCATGGCAAAATCCCTTCTGGATTCAGTTGGTGCTCCCTGTGCAGCACCTAATGCTGTTCTAGCCATTATTCGAG GCCACAAGTGCTCAGTGGATGTAGCTACAATTGTCCAGGGAGAGGCGaagttttttagtattttgatgcTTGCATGGG GTCTGGTGGCGGATATTGACATTGAATCTGAAAAGTTTAGGTGCTTGGGAAGTGCTCGTCTAGATTTCTAT GCACTTCAACGAATTTTACATTTGAGGCAATACAATGGATGCATTTCTTTTGTGCCTGTACCTGGCTTCGAAGCTTATGGAGAGCCAACTAATTTCCATGGAAAATCTACCAGCGAACAAAATAGCCACATTCCAAGTGAAGAGGACCCTGCTAAGGCTCAACAGCATGGTTACCAGGGACCTTATATTGACTTGGAGGATTTAGATTGGAGAACTATTAATGGACCATTTGTCTCAGTGTGGCTTCATAACGTACCTTGGGGGGGTGAAGACACCATGGCAGCCCCTGATGCCAAG TTCTCAGATGGCTATCTGGACTTGATCCTTATTAGGGATTGCCCACAGTTACCCTTGCTATCGTTGATGACAGAATTGAAGAGTGGAAATCATGTCAAATCACCATATGTCATGTACCTTAAG GTGAAGGCATTCATCTTGGAACCTGGTCCCCAAACTCAGGACCCAACAAAGGAAGGAATCATAGACTCCGACGGCGAGGTACTGGCCAGAGGGAAAGGAACGTACAAATGTGACCAGAAGACACTGATGGCCTATGATAAACTTCAAATAACTGTGGATCAAGGTTTAGCAACCCTATTTTCTCCCATAGAGGACTGA